One Mycobacterium sp. SMC-4 DNA window includes the following coding sequences:
- a CDS encoding zinc ribbon domain-containing protein has protein sequence MKADVNHQRSLLELSELDARLSRIAHRGKNLAEAAELAAAHTALRQAGDALAVSQLALEDIDAHVAKFENEIDGVRQREDRDRALLAGGTVDAKQLTELQHELETLERRQASLEDSLLEVMERREELDTEIGRQRQAVEDLQSAHDAAQRRCDDARAELAREQEETTSRRELLAAQIDEALLALYERQRARSGVGAGALQGRRCGACRIEIDKGELARIAAAAEDDVLRCPECSAILLRVKGYQA, from the coding sequence GTGAAAGCCGATGTCAACCACCAGCGATCATTGCTGGAGCTGTCCGAGCTGGATGCCCGGCTCAGCCGCATCGCCCACCGTGGCAAGAACCTCGCCGAAGCAGCTGAATTGGCAGCGGCCCACACCGCACTACGCCAGGCCGGCGACGCGCTCGCGGTGTCGCAACTGGCGCTGGAGGACATCGACGCCCATGTGGCGAAGTTCGAGAACGAGATCGACGGAGTGCGCCAACGCGAAGACCGCGATCGGGCCTTGCTGGCCGGCGGCACAGTCGACGCCAAACAGCTCACCGAGCTGCAACACGAACTCGAGACCCTCGAGCGCCGCCAAGCCAGCCTGGAGGACTCGCTGCTGGAGGTCATGGAGCGCCGCGAGGAACTCGATACCGAGATCGGGCGGCAGCGGCAAGCCGTCGAGGACCTGCAGAGCGCCCACGACGCGGCCCAGCGCCGGTGTGACGATGCCCGCGCCGAGCTGGCCCGCGAGCAAGAGGAAACCACCTCGCGCCGTGAGCTTCTGGCCGCCCAGATCGATGAGGCGCTGCTGGCACTCTACGAACGTCAACGCGCCCGCAGCGGCGTCGGAGCGGGCGCCCTGCAGGGCCGGCGGTGCGGCGCGTGCCGGATCGAGATCGACAAAGGTGAGCTGGCGCGTATCGCCGCGGCCGCTGAGGACGACGTGCTGCGTTGCCCCGAATGCTCGGCGATCCTGTTGCGGGTCAAGGGATATCAGGCGTGA
- a CDS encoding bifunctional 2-polyprenyl-6-hydroxyphenol methylase/3-demethylubiquinol 3-O-methyltransferase UbiG: MTVVNVKQHWENLYGERAQRWSGRVNRWLADVAQPLPPGRALDLGCGEGADSIWLAEHGWQVLGVDISDTALQRAGAQAAARGVAERIEFRQANLSEAMPQGLFDLVSAQFLQSPVHLDRQRIFGAAAAAVGPGGTLLIVDHGAAPPWARHVHDHVFPTVDETLAAVGDDAQWQRVHAGAVERAAVAPDGEPAVLLDNLIVLRRR, encoded by the coding sequence ATGACAGTCGTCAACGTCAAGCAACACTGGGAGAACCTGTACGGCGAGCGCGCCCAAAGGTGGAGCGGCCGGGTCAACCGGTGGCTCGCCGACGTCGCGCAACCGTTGCCGCCCGGACGGGCGCTCGACCTCGGATGCGGCGAGGGCGCCGACTCGATCTGGCTGGCCGAACACGGCTGGCAGGTACTCGGAGTCGACATCTCCGACACGGCGCTGCAACGTGCCGGCGCCCAGGCTGCCGCACGGGGAGTCGCCGAGCGCATCGAGTTCCGGCAGGCGAATCTGTCCGAGGCCATGCCGCAGGGCCTGTTCGATCTCGTGTCAGCGCAGTTTCTGCAATCCCCGGTGCACCTGGACCGCCAGCGGATCTTCGGTGCCGCCGCGGCTGCGGTGGGCCCGGGCGGCACGCTGCTGATCGTCGACCACGGCGCCGCTCCGCCGTGGGCCCGGCACGTGCACGACCATGTCTTTCCGACCGTCGACGAGACGCTCGCCGCGGTGGGTGATGACGCGCAATGGCAGCGGGTGCACGCCGGGGCGGTCGAACGCGCCGCCGTGGCACCCGACGGCGAGCCGGCGGTGCTGCTGGACAACCTGATCGTGCTGCGGCGCCGCTGA
- a CDS encoding NAD(P)/FAD-dependent oxidoreductase — translation MEKTWDCVIVGGGAAGLSAALVLGRARRHTLVVDAGAQSNLSAHGIGGLLGFDGVAPAQLYAQGRRELNRYPSVTVGQGEVVGAKPYEGGFSVALADGIRVRARRLLLATGMRYDYPDVPGLQELWGASVFHCPFCHGWEVRDQPLGVLADGEAAVHKAVLVQGWSSDVVLLTNGSPLIDGSARSRLDLAGVRVDERPVARVLAEDGELTAVEFADGSRLPRRGLLVSSTLYQRTPLAAQLGVRFAAPGPVSAEAIEVDPMFQTSVPGVFAAGDVCAQQPQVAAAIAAGSGAAASVVRSLMEETR, via the coding sequence ATGGAGAAGACCTGGGATTGTGTGATCGTCGGCGGCGGAGCCGCCGGTCTCAGTGCAGCGCTCGTCCTCGGTCGGGCCAGGCGACACACCCTGGTCGTCGATGCCGGTGCGCAGAGCAACCTTTCCGCCCATGGCATCGGTGGGCTGCTCGGTTTCGATGGTGTCGCACCGGCACAGCTCTACGCGCAGGGCCGCCGCGAGCTGAACCGGTACCCCTCGGTCACGGTGGGTCAGGGTGAAGTCGTGGGCGCCAAGCCGTACGAGGGCGGGTTCAGCGTCGCGTTGGCCGACGGTATCCGCGTGCGGGCACGGCGGCTATTGCTGGCCACGGGCATGCGATACGACTACCCGGATGTACCCGGCCTGCAGGAACTCTGGGGCGCCTCGGTGTTCCACTGCCCCTTCTGTCACGGATGGGAGGTCCGCGACCAGCCGCTGGGAGTCCTCGCCGACGGCGAGGCCGCGGTGCACAAGGCCGTGCTGGTGCAGGGTTGGAGCTCCGATGTGGTGCTGCTCACCAATGGGTCACCGCTGATCGACGGCAGCGCGCGGTCACGTCTGGACCTCGCAGGTGTCCGCGTCGACGAACGCCCGGTGGCGCGGGTCCTCGCCGAGGACGGCGAACTGACCGCGGTGGAGTTCGCCGACGGGAGCCGACTGCCGCGCCGGGGACTGCTGGTATCGAGCACGCTGTATCAGCGCACGCCGCTGGCTGCCCAACTCGGTGTCAGATTCGCTGCGCCGGGACCGGTTTCGGCAGAAGCGATCGAGGTCGACCCGATGTTCCAGACCTCGGTGCCCGGAGTGTTCGCCGCCGGGGATGTGTGCGCACAGCAGCCGCAAGTGGCAGCTGCGATCGCCGCGGGCTCGGGTGCGGCTGCATCCGTGGTCCGCAGCCTGATGGAGGAGACACGATGA
- a CDS encoding helix-turn-helix domain-containing protein, with product MEANEDFDARVRRRLRQLRQQRGMTLEDVAGRSNIDISTLSRLESGKRRLALDHLPRLATALSVSTDELLAPPVVEDPRVRGSAHTRDQITFLPLTGNGPAGGLHAYKIRISARRRKPPPELPVHEGYDWMYVLSGRMRLLLADRDFTIDPGEAIEFSTWTPHWFGAVDGPVEAVALFGLQGQRVHVHSDQR from the coding sequence ATGGAGGCAAATGAGGATTTCGACGCGCGGGTTCGCCGGCGGCTGCGGCAACTCCGACAGCAGCGCGGCATGACGCTGGAGGATGTCGCCGGCCGGTCCAATATCGACATCTCGACGTTGAGCCGGCTGGAATCGGGCAAGCGGCGCCTGGCACTCGATCATCTCCCCCGCCTGGCCACGGCGTTGTCGGTCAGCACAGACGAACTGCTCGCGCCGCCGGTCGTCGAAGATCCCCGGGTGCGGGGCAGCGCGCACACCCGCGACCAGATCACGTTTCTGCCGCTGACCGGAAATGGACCCGCCGGTGGGCTACACGCCTACAAGATTCGGATCAGCGCGCGCCGCCGCAAGCCGCCGCCCGAACTGCCGGTGCATGAGGGCTACGACTGGATGTATGTGCTGTCGGGCCGGATGCGGCTGCTGCTCGCCGACCGCGACTTCACCATCGATCCCGGTGAGGCCATTGAGTTCTCGACGTGGACGCCGCACTGGTTCGGTGCGGTCGACGGCCCGGTCGAGGCGGTCGCGCTGTTCGGCCTGCAGGGCCAGCGGGTGCACGTGCACAGCGATCAGAGATAG
- a CDS encoding HAD hydrolase-like protein: MTETLDSARNLTPVRRGDLVLFDLDGTLTDSAEGIVASFRHALQVVGAPVPDGDLVSRIVGPPMHVTLGQLGLGERTDEAIAAYRADYLSRGWSMNRPFVGIAELLDDLQTAGVRMAVATSKAEPTAARILAHFGLDACFEVIAGASIDGTRAHKADVVAHALAALSPVPDRVTMIGDRSHDVEGAAAHGIGTIVVGWGYGAADFAESPGGALAHVATVAELREVLGV; the protein is encoded by the coding sequence GTGACCGAGACGCTCGACAGTGCCCGCAACCTCACCCCGGTGCGCCGAGGCGACCTGGTGCTCTTCGACCTGGACGGCACGCTGACCGATTCCGCCGAAGGCATCGTCGCCAGTTTCCGTCATGCACTGCAGGTGGTGGGCGCCCCGGTTCCCGACGGTGACCTGGTCAGCCGCATCGTCGGGCCTCCTATGCACGTCACGCTGGGCCAGCTCGGCCTCGGCGAACGCACCGACGAGGCGATCGCGGCCTATCGCGCCGATTACCTCAGCCGCGGCTGGTCGATGAACCGCCCGTTCGTGGGGATCGCCGAACTGCTGGACGATCTGCAGACCGCCGGAGTTCGGATGGCGGTGGCCACGTCGAAGGCCGAACCCACCGCCGCACGCATCCTGGCCCACTTCGGCCTGGACGCCTGTTTCGAGGTGATTGCCGGAGCCAGCATCGATGGCACCCGGGCGCACAAGGCCGATGTGGTGGCTCATGCGCTGGCCGCGCTGAGCCCGGTACCCGACCGGGTCACGATGATCGGCGACCGGTCCCACGACGTCGAGGGTGCCGCCGCGCACGGTATCGGCACCATCGTGGTGGGCTGGGGATATGGTGCCGCGGACTTCGCCGAGTCTCCCGGCGGTGCGCT
- a CDS encoding bifunctional RNase H/acid phosphatase: MKVIVEADGGSRGNPGPAGYGAVVWSDDRSAILAEVKQAIGHATNNVAEYRGLIAGLQAAEQLGATEVEARMDSKLLVEQMSGRWRVKHPDLAALHEQAQQLAGGFSHVTYTWIPRAQNSHADGLANAAMDNEAVAAGETTPTTQTPTTRVVTNPAGWTGAQGAPTRLLLLRHGQTELSVRRRYSGRGNPELTELGVRQAEAAARYLAGKGGIDAVVASPLQRAYDTAAAAAKALDLDVEVDDDLIETDFGAWEGLTFGEAAERDPELHRRWLGDTAVAPPGGESFDAVARRVQRMQQRMTADRAGQTLLVVSHVTPIKTLLRMALGAGPSVLYRLHLDLASLSIAEFYPDGAASVRLVNQTDYL; the protein is encoded by the coding sequence GTGAAGGTGATCGTCGAGGCGGACGGCGGTTCGCGCGGCAACCCGGGTCCGGCCGGCTACGGCGCGGTGGTCTGGTCCGACGATCGCAGCGCGATTCTTGCCGAGGTGAAGCAGGCCATCGGGCATGCCACCAACAACGTCGCCGAGTACCGAGGGCTGATCGCCGGGCTGCAGGCCGCTGAGCAGTTGGGCGCCACCGAGGTGGAGGCCCGGATGGACTCCAAGCTACTGGTCGAACAGATGTCGGGCCGTTGGCGGGTCAAACACCCTGACCTCGCCGCGCTGCACGAACAGGCCCAGCAGCTGGCCGGTGGTTTCAGCCACGTCACCTATACGTGGATTCCGCGGGCGCAGAACAGTCATGCCGACGGCCTGGCCAATGCCGCGATGGACAACGAGGCGGTCGCGGCAGGGGAGACTACTCCGACGACGCAGACTCCGACGACGCGCGTGGTGACCAACCCGGCCGGCTGGACCGGCGCCCAAGGGGCGCCGACGCGGCTGTTGTTGCTGCGTCATGGCCAGACCGAGCTCTCGGTGCGCCGGCGCTACTCGGGCCGGGGCAACCCGGAACTGACCGAACTCGGTGTCCGGCAGGCCGAGGCGGCTGCCCGGTACCTGGCCGGTAAGGGCGGTATCGATGCCGTGGTGGCCTCGCCGTTGCAGCGGGCCTACGACACCGCTGCCGCTGCGGCCAAGGCGCTCGACCTCGACGTCGAGGTCGACGACGACCTGATCGAGACGGATTTCGGTGCGTGGGAGGGATTGACGTTCGGTGAGGCCGCCGAGCGCGACCCGGAACTGCACCGCCGGTGGCTGGGCGACACCGCCGTGGCGCCGCCGGGCGGCGAGAGTTTCGACGCGGTTGCCCGCCGCGTACAACGCATGCAGCAGCGCATGACGGCCGACCGTGCCGGGCAGACACTGCTCGTCGTTTCGCATGTGACGCCGATCAAGACGCTGCTGCGGATGGCCCTCGGCGCCGGCCCTTCGGTGCTGTACCGGTTACATCTGGACCTCGCATCGCTGTCGATCGCGGAGTTCTATCCCGACGGCGCCGCCTCGGTGCGACTGGTCAACCAGACCGACTATCTCTGA
- a CDS encoding Nif3-like dinuclear metal center hexameric protein: MTVRLGDVIDVLDEAYPPALAQSWDSVGLVCGDPSEPVDSVTVAVDATAEVVAAVPDRGLLLAHHPLLLRGVDSVSADTAKGALIHSLIRTGRALFTAHTNADSAAPGVSDALAEALGLQVCDVLSPVPAGPALDKWVVFVPAEAADTVRAAMFTAGAGQIGDYSQCSWSAPGTGQFLPHDGAAPAIGTIGTVERVAEDRVEMVAPAGRRGVVYGALRSAHPYEEPAFDIISLQSAPADVGLGRIATLPAPEPLSAFVSRVREALPATSWGVRASGDAAAMVSRVAVCGGAGDSLLGEVAAAGVQAYLTADLRHHPADEHRRVCDVALVDVAHWASEQPWCGQAAEVLRTRFGAQLPVTVSDVRTDPWNIEGDCS; this comes from the coding sequence ATGACGGTGCGGCTCGGCGACGTCATCGACGTGCTCGACGAGGCCTATCCGCCCGCACTGGCGCAGAGCTGGGATTCGGTCGGGCTGGTGTGCGGTGACCCGTCGGAACCCGTCGACTCGGTGACCGTCGCGGTGGACGCCACCGCGGAGGTGGTCGCGGCCGTGCCCGACCGCGGTCTGCTGCTGGCTCACCACCCGCTGCTGCTGCGCGGGGTGGACTCGGTATCGGCAGACACCGCCAAGGGCGCGTTGATCCACTCGCTGATCCGCACCGGCCGGGCGCTGTTCACCGCGCACACCAACGCCGACAGCGCCGCACCGGGGGTTTCCGACGCACTGGCCGAGGCGCTGGGCCTGCAGGTCTGCGACGTGCTCTCGCCGGTGCCCGCGGGCCCGGCGCTGGACAAGTGGGTGGTGTTTGTGCCGGCCGAGGCCGCCGACACCGTGCGAGCGGCGATGTTCACCGCCGGGGCCGGGCAGATCGGCGACTATTCGCAGTGCAGTTGGAGTGCGCCGGGCACCGGGCAGTTCCTGCCGCATGACGGAGCTGCGCCGGCTATCGGGACGATCGGCACCGTCGAGCGGGTCGCCGAGGACCGGGTCGAGATGGTGGCTCCGGCCGGGCGCCGCGGTGTGGTGTACGGCGCGCTGCGCTCGGCCCATCCGTACGAGGAACCCGCGTTCGACATCATTTCGCTGCAGAGTGCGCCAGCTGACGTGGGTCTTGGTCGCATCGCGACATTGCCCGCTCCGGAACCGTTGTCGGCGTTCGTTTCTCGCGTCCGTGAAGCGCTACCCGCGACGTCCTGGGGAGTTCGTGCCAGCGGTGACGCCGCGGCCATGGTTTCCCGGGTCGCCGTCTGCGGCGGCGCCGGTGACTCTCTGCTCGGCGAGGTCGCCGCCGCCGGGGTGCAGGCCTACCTCACCGCAGATCTGCGTCATCATCCTGCCGACGAACACCGCCGGGTGTGTGACGTGGCTCTGGTCGACGTCGCGCACTGGGCCAGCGAGCAACCCTGGTGCGGCCAGGCCGCCGAGGTGCTGCGCACGCGGTTCGGTGCGCAACTGCCGGTCACGGTGTCCGATGTGCGTACCGACCCGTGGAACATCGAGGGAGACTGCTCGTGA